In the Diachasmimorpha longicaudata isolate KC_UGA_2023 chromosome 1, iyDiaLong2, whole genome shotgun sequence genome, one interval contains:
- the LOC135165287 gene encoding uncharacterized protein LOC135165287 has translation MTVQDKVRVNSCCCRWSLRFGTLFTGFLGIILSIATILLILLADMEIRMVIVDIFSKTVTRIIVIINLFMTIFISSLLIYGAWKKKRFLMLPWIVLGLMIAIGLLISILYTAISHMINISIWGGVLWLVIGFIVFVIYVYLWVVVLSYHRQLKDDKLKGKIDPYGRPYNYSRA, from the exons ATGACAGTGCAAGACAA agtTCGAGTCAACAGCTGTTGCTGCCGATGGAGTCTCAGATTCGGAACTTTGTTCACCGGATTCTTGGGCATT ATATTATCAATAGCCACCATCCTCCTCATACTCTTAGCGGATATGGAAATAAGAATGGTGATAGTTGACATCTTCAGTAAAACTGTGACAAGGATAATTGTGATCATAAATCTGTTCATGACGATCTTCATCAGTTCTTTGCTGATTTATGGCGCATGGAAG aaaaaaagatTTCTCATGCTTCCGTGGATAGTACTTGGCCTTATGATAGCAATTGGATTGTTGATCAGCATTTTGTACACTGCAATCAGCCACATGATCAACATCAGCATATGGGGAGGTGTTTTGTGGCTGGTGATCGGTTTCATAGTTTTCG tAATTTACGTGTACCTGTGGGTGGTTGTTCTTAGCTATCATCGACAACTGAAAGACGACAAGctgaaaggaaaaattgacCCTTACGGAAGACCATACAACTACAGCCGCGCGTGA
- the LOC135163013 gene encoding UPF0764 protein C16orf89 homolog, which yields MNFQNELRLLFFFIVSGQWWIEGTSSSQCSCSTFGKLLNALHKDVKFMYTKKYQLNIDSAFGLALAEANLGTILNSERWKCLKSEDVNLLLEIREIADESRKYVEQNLKTETDLVFSKVLTKVNLWIRPIYWKRDSLRSKTSPTPNLTEFIIDNVIHAGAPNENESDYCLLLLIKEYLNGKSCQLANECAEMITKDDYSRGYAMTHRLLIIQVANALNCHQHSWMNIDHLIEKFCQNVYQDLLDIEASGFPGAGLDLAIEQIFLCGMEGYSEFVTSHYKNLLLDLRNPLGCYSARGFQRKNYYRSKRSSNPMDYGCDNHTSGVAAAALSLLLRECIENHQFYIDDENDDNRFGEYS from the exons ATGAACTTTCAAAACGAACTGCGGCTTTTATTCTTTTTCATCGTGAGTGGCCAGTGGTGGATCGAAGGAACCAGTTCATCGCAGTGCAGTTGTTCTACTTTTG GAAAACTTTTAAATGCCTTGCACAAGGATGTCAAATTCATGTATACGAAGAAGTATCAGTTAAACATTGATTCAGCTTTTGGATTAGCATTAGCAGAAG CCAATCTGGGAACGATCTTAAATTCCGAAAGGTGGAAATGTTTGAAAAGCGAAGACGTCAATCTTTTATTAGAAATTCGTGAAATAGCCGATGAATCACGAAAATATGTTgaacaaaatttgaaaaccGAAACAGATCTCGTATTTTCGAAAG TCCTCACAAAAGTCAACTTATGGATTCGTCCAATATATTGGAAACGCGATTCTTTGCGATCGAAGACGTCACCAACGCCAAATTTAACCGAATTTATAATTGATAACGTGATACATGCGGGAGCTCCTAATGAAAACGAGAGTGATTATTGCCTATTACTCCTGATCAAGGAATACTTGAATGGTAAATCCTGTCAATTAGCGAATGAATGCGCCGAGATGATAACAAAGGATGATTACTCGAGGGGATATGCAATGACCCATCGTTTGCTCATCATTCAAGTTGCGAATGCT TTGAACTGTCACCAACATTCATGGATGAACATCGATCacctaattgaaaaattctgccAAAATGTCTACCAAGATCTGTTAGACATTGAAGCCTCCGGTTTCCCTGGGGCCGGACTGGATCTGGCCATTGAACAAA tATTTCTCTGTGGCATGGAGGGCTACTCAGAATTCGTCACGAGTCATTACAAAAACCTGTTACTGGATCTGCGAAATCCCCTAGGATGCTACTCAGCGAGAGG ATTTCaacggaaaaattattatcgcaGTAAAAGATCATCAAATCCTATGGATTATGGGTGTGATAATCACACATCTGGAGTAGCTGCAGCAGCACTCAGCTTACTACTTCGAGAGTGCATcgaaaatcatcaattttataTTGATGACGAAAATGACGATAATCGATTTGGGGAGTATTCATAA
- the LOC135166941 gene encoding uncharacterized protein LOC135166941 yields MKCFVFSLLLCVLITFSTAGSPKVIIIGAGPSGIAAASRLLQNGINDVTILEAEDRYGGRIKKTEIGEYSTDLGAQWVHGEDGNVANELAAPLGLLSKQVASNVTDLIYDCIYFESSGTKLPEEVTQGFFQFGDEIKDHIIGVDDQKNTSFGEYMRKRLDEWFTKHPAITPELQKPLTHSMELEMTAIFGAEHSDDVSVVGVKNAPSCPGFRDLNWKERTYGTILEILMKRYPNPEEELPVLNKTLLNKKVTKINYAEEGPVKVTSADGEEYTADHVIFTPSLGVLKANHEQLFEPQLPEKNRKAIEALGMGRNGKILLYDEEPWWNIEGHWALHNFVWTEDDRKVLENDPEKAWMLGVTYGFPVEYKPKLYQIWLSGPHLDQMERLPQELFRNQTLELIQRFFGKTYNVTEPTEIQRTSWNTNENFRGTYSYPTIQSETAMSGATELGEPVIHGGIPVLSFAGEATEPRYFSMVHGAIASGWREADRLINLYRQQNSNPKVIVIGAGAAGIAAASKLLQNGFDDVIILEAEDRYGGRIYSTKIGEYWGDLGAQWVHGTEGNVVHELASPLGLLSTARGPEEPEEPPFQVKLCGSSGSTLPADVTQGVLDHITNIMHNYTGLEDLKTGSMGEYIETRFNDWFKKHPEISDELRKSLLHNVKLMTLSEEGADDWNKVSVFGSKDAPACSGFSEINWKERTYDTIFNILIKQYPNPEDELSVLNKTFLNKKVSKINYAGDGQLRVMTTDGWEYMADHVIFTASLGVLKADHEKIFQPPLPENNRNAIERIGMGRNAKILMYYENPWWKPRKHTLNSFYWTEEDRKEIENNPKKNWLLGIIDDSIVEYKPKLYLLWISGPYAEEMERIPDEQFQEQIMEFLRKFFGSTYNITEPTKIVRSFWNTNDNFWGTYSYQTPQSVKTNVGPRDLGAPIMRKGVPILQFAGEATDPAHFSTVHGAIASGWREADRLINFYNGNPKVIIVGAGAAGIAAASKLMQNGIDDLIILEAENRYGGRVNSIKIGEYWADLGAQWVHGVEGNVAYELAWPLGLLSKSRGPGEPEEFRVTFQLRESSGNLLSEDINNAVTSYGEEVFSNITGIENLKTGSYGEYFETRFNNWFENHPEISVNLRKSLMNSMELMTMASEGSDDWHKVSIAGSEQAPPCAGFNEVNWKDRAYRTILEIMMKKYPNPEDELPVLNKTFLNKKVSKVNYADEGPVKVTTADGTEYTADHVIFTTSLGVLKADHAKIFEPALPEINKNAIERLGMGKNAKILMYYETPWWESRGNVSNAFYWTEEDRKEMENDPDKNWLLGIAYDSIVEYKPKLYFLWMSGPYAEQMERIPDEQFKNQTMEFLRKFLGKTGTVTEPTEIRRSSWNTNENFRGSYSYPTMQSFETTRGPRDLGTPVMRKGIPVVQFAGEATDPPHYANVHGAIASGWREADRLINLYSKE; encoded by the exons ATGAAGTGCTTCGTCTTCTCGCTTCTACTTTGTGTTTTAATAACATTTTCGACTGCCGGAAGTCCAAAAGTGATTATTATCGGCGCTGGACCATCTGGCATAGCTGCAGCTTCTAGATTACTGCAGAATGGGATAAACGATGTGACCATTCTCGAAGCGGAAGACAGATATGgtggaagaattaaaaaaactgaaatcg GAGAATATTCCACGGATCTGGGGGCACAATGGGTCCACGGAGAGGACGGAAATGTGGCAAATGAACTCGCCGCACCATTAGGTCTTTTATCGAAACAAGTGGCATCTAACGTTACCGATCTAATCTATGATTGCATATATTTTGAATCCTCCGGTACAAAACTGCCGGAAGAAGTGACCCagggattttttcaatttggtgATGAAATTAAAGATCACATAATCGGGGTGGATGATCAAAAAAATACATCTTTTGGAGAATACATGAGGAAGAG ACTTGATGAATGGTTCACAAAACATCCAGCGATTACCCCCGAATTACAAAAACCTTTGACTCATTCAATGGAACTAGAGATGACGGCGATATTTGGAGCCGAACATTCAGATGATGTGTCTGTGGTAGGAGTTAAAAACGCGCCATCGTGTCCCGGATTTCGGGATCTTAATTGGAAGGAGAGAACTTATGGAACTATATTGGAGATACTCATG AAAAGGTATCCGAATCCTGAAGAAGAGCTGCCGGTCTTGAACAAAACGCTGTTGAACAAAAAAGTAACAAAGATAAATTATGCGGAGGAAGGACCAGTGAAAGTGACTAGTGCTGATGGAGAAGAATACACGGCTGATCATGTTATTTTTACTCCCTCATTGGGAGTTTTGAAAGCTAATCATGAACAGCTTTTCGAGCCCCAGTTGCCGGAAAAGAACAGGAAAGCTATAGAG GCACTTGGTATGGGTAGAAATGGCAAGATATTGCTGTATGATGAGGAACCCTGGTGGAACATCGAAGGGCACTGGGCCCTGCATAATTTTGTGTGGACTGAGGACGACCGCAAAGTTCTAGAAAATGAT CCTGAGAAAGCGTGGATGTTGGGTGTGACATACGGCTTCCCGGTCGAGTATAAGCCGAAATTGTACCAAATTTGGTTGAGCGGACCTCACTTAGATCAAATGGAACGACTACCCCAAGAATTATTCAGAAATCAAACTCTAGAGCTGATTCAACGATTTTTCGGCAAAACGTACAATGTAACAGAGCCCACCGAGATTCAAAGAACATCGTGGAACACTAATGAGAATTTTCGTGGAACTTACAGTTATCCAACGATTCAGTCAGAGACAGCAATGTCTGGTGCAACCGAACTAGGCGAACCGGTGATACACGGGGGAATCCCGGTTCTATCATTCGCCGGAGAAGCTACTGAACCTAGGTATTTCTCAATGGTTCACGGTGCAATAGCCTCCGGATGGCGAGAAGCCGATCGCCTTATAAATTTGTATCGTCAACA AAACAGTAATCCCAAGGTAATTGTCATTGGTGCTGGTGCTGCGGGTATCGCTGCTGCCTCAAAATTACTGCAAAATGGCTTTGATGATGTAATCATTTTGGAGGCTGAAGATAGATATGGTGGGCGAATCTACTCAACCAAAATAG gGGAGTATTGGGGGGATTTAGGTGCCCAGTGGGTCCACGGAACGGAGGGAAATGTTGTTCACGAACTTGCTTCACCACTGGGTCTCCTTTCAACAGCTCGTGGCCCAGAAGAACCTGAAGAGCCGCCTTTTCAGGTCAAACTGTGCGGATCTTCGGGGAGTACATTACCAGCTGATGTCACGCAAGGTGTCCTTGATCATATAACTAATATTATGCATAATTATACAGGACTTGAGGATTTGAAGACTGGATCGATGGGCGAATACATAGAAACCAG ATTCAATGATTGGTTTAAAAAACATCCGGAAATTAGCGACGAGCTGCGTAAATCACTGTTACATAATGTGAAGTTAATGACTCTATCAGAGGAAGGTGCGGATGATTGGAATAAAGTATCTGTATTTGGATCTAAAGATGCTCCTGCGTGTTCTGGTTTCAGTGAAATCAATTGGAAGGAAAGAACTTACGATACTATTTTCAATATACTAATA AAACAATATCCAAATCCCGAAGATGAATTGTCAGTCTTAAATAAGACATTCTTGAACAAGAAAGTCTCGAAAATAAATTACGCTGGGGATGGCCAGCTGCGGGTGATGACAACAGATGGATGGGAATATATGGCTGATCATGTTATCTTCACTGCATCATTGGGAGTATTGAAAGCAGATCACGAAAAGATTTTCCAGCCTCCTCTCCCAGAAAACAATAGAAACGCTATTGAGCGAATTGGCATGGGAAGAAATGCAAAAATTCTTATGTATTATGAGAATCCCTGGTGGAAGCCGCGAAAACATACACTCAATTCGTTTTACTGGACCGAAGAGGATAGaaaagagattgaaaataac CCGAAAAAGAATTGGCTATTGGGAATAATAGACGACAGTATAGTTGAGTACAAGCCGAAACTATACCTTCTCTGGATTAGTGGGCCTTATGCTGAGGAAATGGAACGAATACCCGATGAACAATTTCAGGAACAAATCATGGAATTCCTGCGAAAATTTTTCGGAAGCACTTACAACATCACAGAACCAACGAAAATTGTAAGATCATTTTGGAACACAAATGACAACTTCTGGGGAACTTACAGTTATCAAACTCCACAATCTGTCAAAACCAACGTGGGCCCCCGTGATCTTGGTGCCCCAATAATGCGTAAAGGGGTGCCCATTTTGCAGTTCGCGGGGGAAGCTACTGATCCCGCTCATTTCTCGACTGTCCATGGTGCGATAGCTTCCGGTTGGCGTGAGGCAGATCGTCTTATAAATTTTTA CAATGGCAATCCAAAAGTGATTATCGTTGGTGCCGGTGCAGCAGGCATAGCAGCCGCTTCTAAATTAATGCAGAATGGAATTGATGATTTAATCATACTGGAAGCGGAGAACAGATATGGTGGAAGGGttaattcaatcaaaataG GGGAGTACTGGGCGGACCTGGGGGCCCAATGGGTCCACGGGGTGGAAGGCAACGTCGCTTATGAACTTGCCTGGCCACTGGGGCTCCTTTCGAAATCTCGCGGTCCAGGAGAACCTGAGGAATTTCGAGTTACTTTTCAGTTACGCGAATCTTCTGGGAATTTATTATCAGAGGATATCAATAATGCGGTAACAAGCTATGGAGAGGAAGTTTTCAGTAATATCACCGGAATTGAGAACTTGAAAACTGGATCTTATGGAGAATACTTCGAAACAAG ATTCAACAACTGGTTTGAAAACCATCCGGAAATCAGTGTTAACTTGCGAAAATCATTGATGAATAGTATGGAATTAATGACAATGGCATCTGAAGGTTCGGATGATTGGCACAAAGTATCTATAGCTGGATCTGAACAGGCTCCACCGTGTGCTGGTTTCAACGAGGTCAATTGGAAAGATCGGGCTTATCGTACGATTTTGGAGATCATGATG AAAAAGTACCCGAATCCCGAAGATGAGTTGCCTGTTTTGAATAAAACCTTCCTAAATAAAAAAGTATCTAAAGTAAATTATGCCGACGAAGGACCGGTAAAGGTGACTACGGCCGACGGTACAGAGTATACTGCCGATCACgttatttttacgacatcactGGGAGTTCTCAAAGCAGATCATGCGAAAATCTTTGAGCCTGCTCTtccagaaataaataaaaacgctATTGAGCGTCTTGGAATGGGGAAAAATGCCAAAATCCTCATGTACTACGAAACCCCTTGGTGGGAATCCCGAGGAAATGTTTCTAATGCTTTTTATTGGACAGAAGAAGATAGgaaggaaatggaaaatgac CCTGATAAAAATTGGCTATTAGGAATAGCATATGACAGCATAGTCGAGTATAAACCGAAACTCTATTTTCTCTGGATGAGTGGACCCTACGCTGAGCAGATGGAACGAATTCCTGATGAACAGTTCAAAAATCAAACCATGGAATTTCTGCGAAAATTCTTAGGGAAAACTGGAACCGTTACGGAACCAACTGAAATTAGGCGATCGTCCTGGAAcaccaatgaaaatttccgtgGGTCCTACAGCTACCCAACGATGCAATCATTTGAAACTACCAGGGGCCCTCGTGATCTGGGTACGCCGGTAATGCGGAAAGGGATTCCTGTTGTTCAGTTCGCAGGTGAAGCTACTGATCCACCTCATTACGCAAATGTCCATGGAGCAATAGCTTCTGGCTGGCGGGAGGCGGATCGATTAATAAATTTGTATTcaaaagaataa